The proteins below come from a single Triticum aestivum cultivar Chinese Spring chromosome 5D, IWGSC CS RefSeq v2.1, whole genome shotgun sequence genomic window:
- the LOC123124439 gene encoding CASP-like protein 4C1, translating into MASPRRNGDQAAAGGRRKESRRLGTLLLVLRVAALCFSLAAAVFAATDGAVLRLAPFRFLLAANAILAVYSVFEVAAAAWEVAKGATLLPEALQLWFDFGHDQGFGYMALAAAAAAAREAALCGGGQERNISSTACLQSDIAVGLGFAAFAFLALAALATGFRLVRFLATGSRLPAGASSPY; encoded by the exons ATGGCGTCGCCGCGGCGTAACGGGGATCAGGCGGCGGCGGGGGGACGGAGGAAGGAGTCGAGGCGGCTGGGGACGCTCCTACTGGTGCTGCGGGTGGCGGCGCTGTGCTTTAGCCTTGCGGCGGCGGTGTTCGCGGCGACGGACGGCGCCGTGCTGCGGCTGGCGCCGTTCAGGTTCCTGCTGGCGGCGAACGCGATCCTGGCGGTGTACTCGGTGTTCGAGGTCGCCGCGGCGGCGTGGGAGGTGGCCAAGGGCGCCACGCTGCTCCCGGAGGCCTTGCAGCTCTGGTTCGACTTCGGCCACGACCAG GGTTTCGGGTACATGGCGCtagccgccgcggcggcggcggcgcgggaagcGGCGTTGTGCGGCGGAGGCCAGGAGCGGAATATCAGCAGCACGGCGTGCCTGCAGAGCGACATCGCCGTGGGGCTCGGGTTCGCGGCGTTCGCGTTCCTGGCGCTGGCGGCGCTCGCGACGGGGTTCCGGCTCGTCCGCTTCCTCGCCACCGGTTCCCGGCTCCCGGCGGGGGCCTCCTCCCCGTATTGA